In Chromobacterium rhizoryzae, one genomic interval encodes:
- the arsH gene encoding arsenical resistance protein ArsH, with protein MFIHSPDLPNVRADLFESPSYSPLSAVPASKHAPRFLLLYGSLRERSYSRFLAEEAGRLLLAMGAEVRMFDPKGLPLPDEAPDSHPKVQELRELVLWAEGMVWCTPERHGAMTGVMKTQIDWIPLSAGAVRPTQGKTLAVLEVSGGSQSFNAVNQLRILGRWMRMLTIPNQSSVPKAFLEFDEGGRMKPSAYYDRVVDVMEELMKFTLLTRDVSPYLTDRYSERKESAEALSLRVSQHSI; from the coding sequence ATGTTCATCCATTCCCCCGATTTGCCCAATGTCCGGGCTGATCTATTTGAAAGCCCGTCGTATTCGCCGTTGTCTGCGGTGCCCGCATCCAAGCATGCGCCCCGCTTTTTACTGCTGTACGGCTCGTTGCGCGAGCGTTCATACAGCCGTTTCTTGGCTGAGGAGGCGGGCCGTTTGTTGCTTGCGATGGGGGCGGAGGTCAGGATGTTCGATCCCAAGGGTTTGCCCTTGCCGGATGAGGCTCCGGACAGTCATCCCAAGGTGCAGGAGTTGCGTGAGTTGGTCTTGTGGGCCGAAGGCATGGTGTGGTGTACCCCGGAAAGACATGGGGCGATGACGGGCGTCATGAAGACACAAATCGACTGGATTCCGCTGTCCGCTGGGGCCGTTCGTCCCACTCAGGGCAAGACTTTGGCGGTGCTGGAGGTGTCCGGCGGTTCTCAGTCGTTCAATGCGGTCAACCAACTGCGCATTTTGGGACGCTGGATGAGGATGCTGACCATTCCAAATCAGTCCTCGGTGCCCAAGGCTTTTCTGGAGTTCGACGAGGGAGGCCGGATGAAACCGTCAGCCTACTACGACCGGGTGGTGGATGTGATGGAGGAGTTGATGAAGTTCACACTGTTGACCCGCGATGTTTCTCCCTATCTGACGGATCGTTACAGCGAGCGTAAGGAAAGCGCCGAAGCCTTATCTCTGCGGGTGAGCCAACATAGTATTTAG
- a CDS encoding ArsR/SmtB family transcription factor, protein MKNTTATQIFESLSSSIRLDIYRLLVRQGLEGMVAGQIAGTLNLPPNNVSFHLKGMSHAGLVSVEQEGRYQRYRANLTLMLELIAYLTEECCAGHPEQCVDMRADSCCPEAALPPSSKTETEN, encoded by the coding sequence ATGAAAAACACAACCGCGACCCAAATCTTCGAATCCCTGTCTTCCAGCATCCGGCTCGACATTTACCGCTTGCTGGTCAGGCAAGGACTGGAAGGCATGGTGGCTGGCCAAATCGCCGGCACGCTCAACCTTCCTCCCAACAATGTGTCCTTTCACCTCAAGGGCATGAGCCATGCAGGCTTGGTTTCGGTGGAGCAGGAAGGACGCTACCAGCGCTATCGCGCCAATTTGACCTTGATGCTGGAATTGATCGCCTATTTGACCGAAGAGTGCTGCGCCGGCCATCCGGAGCAATGCGTCGACATGCGTGCGGACTCATGCTGCCCCGAAGCCGCCTTGCCCCCATCATCCAAAACTGAAACGGAAAACTGA
- a CDS encoding arsenate reductase ArsC has product MNVLFLCTGNACRSILGEAVFNHLAPAGWKAMSAGSQPTGQVHPRSLALLRREGMAAEGCRSKSWDNLPATPDIVITVCAGAAGETCPAYLGPTLRSHWGVEDPAQATGSDAEIDAAFMAAYRILRTRIEAFLALPLAELQQDPARLKTELDRIGGLLP; this is encoded by the coding sequence ATGAACGTGCTTTTCCTGTGCACCGGAAACGCCTGCCGCTCCATCCTGGGCGAAGCCGTTTTCAACCACCTGGCGCCGGCCGGCTGGAAAGCCATGAGCGCGGGCAGCCAACCCACAGGGCAAGTGCATCCGCGCTCGCTGGCGCTATTGAGGCGCGAAGGGATGGCTGCCGAGGGCTGCCGCAGCAAATCCTGGGACAATCTGCCAGCCACCCCCGACATCGTCATCACCGTCTGCGCCGGCGCCGCCGGCGAAACCTGCCCCGCCTACCTGGGGCCGACGCTGCGCAGTCACTGGGGAGTGGAAGATCCCGCCCAGGCCACCGGCTCCGACGCGGAAATCGACGCGGCCTTCATGGCGGCCTACCGCATTCTGCGCACCCGGATCGAAGCCTTCCTGGCTTTGCCGCTGGCCGAGCTGCAACAAGACCCCGCGCGCCTGAAAACGGAACTGGATCGTATCGGCGGCTTGCTGCCCTGA
- the arsB gene encoding ACR3 family arsenite efflux transporter, protein MSTPCDAALRRDGPASMSRFERYLTLWVFLCIIAGIALGQTLPQLFQAIGKLEIAQVNLPVGLLIWVMIIPMLVKVDFGALHEVRHHVRGIGVTLVVNWLLKPFSMAFLGWLFIRNLFADMLPAEQLDSYIAGLILLAAAPCTAMVFVWSRLSNGDPLFTLSQVALNDSIMVVAFAPLVGLLLGISAITVPWDTLLVSVVLYIVIPVILAQLWRKALLAKGQAAFDAAMSKIGPWSITALLATLVLLFAFQGEAILKQPLVIALLAVPILIQVFFNSALAYWLNRLVGEKHSVACPSALIGASNFFELSVATAISLFGFHSGAALATVVGVLVEVPAMLLVVRIVNASKDWYERGA, encoded by the coding sequence TTGTCTACCCCTTGCGACGCCGCTCTTCGCCGGGACGGCCCGGCGTCGATGAGCAGGTTTGAACGCTACCTGACCCTCTGGGTTTTTCTTTGCATCATCGCGGGAATCGCGCTGGGACAAACGCTGCCGCAGCTATTCCAGGCTATCGGCAAGCTGGAAATCGCCCAGGTCAACCTGCCCGTCGGTTTACTGATTTGGGTGATGATCATTCCCATGCTGGTCAAAGTCGATTTTGGCGCGCTGCACGAAGTGCGCCATCATGTCCGCGGCATTGGCGTGACCCTGGTGGTGAATTGGCTGCTTAAGCCGTTCTCCATGGCGTTTCTGGGCTGGCTGTTCATTCGCAACCTATTTGCAGACATGCTCCCGGCGGAACAACTGGACAGTTATATTGCCGGACTGATCCTGCTGGCCGCCGCGCCCTGCACCGCCATGGTCTTTGTGTGGAGCCGGCTGAGCAATGGCGACCCCTTGTTCACGCTGTCCCAGGTCGCCCTGAACGATAGCATTATGGTTGTGGCGTTCGCGCCGCTCGTCGGCCTCCTGCTCGGCATCTCCGCGATCACCGTGCCATGGGACACCCTGCTGGTATCGGTCGTGCTTTACATCGTGATTCCGGTCATCCTGGCGCAATTATGGCGCAAGGCGCTGCTAGCCAAGGGGCAGGCGGCTTTCGATGCCGCCATGAGCAAGATTGGCCCTTGGTCTATCACCGCCTTGCTCGCAACCTTGGTTCTGCTCTTCGCCTTTCAGGGCGAAGCGATATTGAAGCAGCCGCTAGTCATTGCCTTGCTGGCGGTCCCCATTTTGATCCAAGTGTTCTTTAACTCCGCCCTGGCCTACTGGCTCAACCGGCTCGTCGGAGAAAAGCATAGCGTGGCCTGCCCGTCCGCTTTGATTGGCGCGTCCAACTTCTTTGAACTATCGGTGGCCACCGCCATCAGCCTGTTCGGATTTCATTCCGGAGCGGCGCTGGCCACTGTTGTCGGCGTGCTGGTTGAAGTCCCCGCCATGCTGCTGGTTGTTCGCATCGTGAACGCCAGCAAAGACTGGTATGAAAGAGGCGCGTAG
- a CDS encoding arginine deiminase-related protein produces MRTPTQEPPTMQAQAIAAADAPAQENLEPIWLRARQGQLARAVVMVRPHDFAFNEQTGADNVFQHRLQLPPVQVTARALAEFDAMAQRLRDRGVEVLVLEKSPDGYPTPDAVFPNNWFSTSVDGSLHVYPMHTLNRRRERRVEELCQLLLSHGYEVEQVVWAGHPLEEELILEGTGVMVFDHPRKRVYAARSQRCHPGALYRYARRRGLEAVHLFDTVDSRGVPIYHTNVMMSVGEGFAVICSESLHRPEQRRQVLSALSEHHEVIDISLAQVERSFCGNILQLRGAGGQPLIAMSEQAWNGFTPAQQRTLERHGQPVVNPIPTIEAVGGGSCRCMLAELFLPRVR; encoded by the coding sequence ATGCGAACCCCCACCCAAGAGCCGCCCACCATGCAAGCCCAAGCCATCGCCGCCGCCGACGCGCCGGCGCAAGAAAACCTGGAGCCCATCTGGCTCCGCGCCAGACAAGGCCAATTGGCCCGCGCCGTCGTGATGGTGCGTCCTCACGATTTCGCCTTCAATGAACAAACCGGCGCCGACAATGTGTTCCAGCACCGGCTGCAACTGCCGCCGGTCCAGGTCACCGCGCGGGCGCTGGCGGAATTCGATGCCATGGCGCAGCGGCTGCGCGACCGTGGCGTCGAAGTGCTGGTGCTGGAAAAAAGTCCGGACGGCTATCCAACCCCGGACGCGGTGTTTCCCAACAACTGGTTCAGCACCAGCGTGGACGGCAGCCTGCACGTCTACCCGATGCACACGCTGAACCGCCGCCGGGAACGGCGGGTGGAGGAGCTGTGCCAATTGCTGCTGAGCCACGGCTACGAGGTGGAGCAAGTGGTGTGGGCCGGCCATCCGCTGGAAGAGGAACTGATCCTGGAAGGCACCGGGGTGATGGTGTTCGACCATCCGCGCAAGCGCGTGTACGCGGCGCGCTCGCAGCGCTGCCATCCGGGCGCGCTCTACCGTTACGCGCGCCGGCGCGGTCTGGAAGCGGTGCACCTGTTCGACACCGTGGACAGCCGCGGCGTGCCCATCTACCACACCAATGTGATGATGAGCGTGGGCGAGGGCTTCGCGGTGATCTGCTCCGAAAGCCTGCACCGGCCGGAGCAGCGGCGGCAAGTGCTGAGCGCGCTGAGCGAGCACCACGAGGTGATCGACATCAGCCTGGCCCAGGTGGAGCGCAGCTTCTGCGGCAATATCCTGCAACTGCGCGGCGCCGGCGGCCAGCCGCTGATCGCGATGTCGGAGCAGGCCTGGAACGGCTTCACGCCGGCGCAGCAAAGAACGCTGGAGCGCCACGGGCAGCCGGTGGTCAACCCCATTCCCACCATAGAGGCGGTGGGCGGCGGCAGCTGCCGCTGCATGCTGGCCGAGCTGTTCCTGCCGCGCGTCCGCTAG
- a CDS encoding succinylglutamate desuccinylase/aspartoacylase family protein has product MELVTQALPQASIGMRRELLSLHYGRRGAGPKAYLQASLHADELPGMLVIHHLRRLLDQAEAAGLLRGEIVLVPAANPIGLAQALLQQQPGRFELRSGENFNRRFTDFHPLLRPGLEANLGDAAAANLRTVRARMRATLDAQTPVTELEALRLALSRLALDSDLVLDLHCDSQALLHVYADAPFWPALEPLARYLGVAAAVLNEAPGGTTFEESCGQSWWRLAGELGPAHPLPLGCVAATVELRGQGDLDHGQARRDAEALYAYLQSRGHIAGAAPALPPPVPAPWTWRGMTSVSAPAPGLVLRHCAVGAEVERGQPLLELIDPLENRVVPVLSPAAGLLYVSHPLRYAQAGMELCRILGRADAGARVSLA; this is encoded by the coding sequence ATGGAGCTCGTCACCCAGGCGTTGCCGCAGGCCAGCATAGGCATGCGGCGCGAACTCTTGAGCCTGCATTACGGCCGGCGCGGCGCCGGGCCCAAGGCCTATTTGCAGGCCAGCCTGCACGCGGACGAACTGCCCGGCATGCTGGTGATCCACCATCTGCGCCGGCTGCTGGACCAGGCCGAAGCGGCCGGCCTGCTGCGCGGCGAAATCGTGCTGGTGCCGGCGGCCAATCCCATCGGGCTGGCCCAGGCGCTGTTGCAGCAGCAGCCCGGGCGTTTCGAACTGCGCAGCGGCGAGAACTTCAACCGCCGCTTCACCGATTTCCACCCGCTGCTGCGCCCCGGCCTGGAAGCCAATCTTGGCGACGCCGCCGCCGCCAATCTGCGGACGGTGCGCGCCCGGATGCGCGCCACGCTGGACGCGCAAACCCCGGTCACGGAACTGGAGGCGCTGCGCCTTGCCCTGAGCCGGCTGGCGCTGGACAGCGATCTGGTGCTGGACCTGCATTGCGACAGCCAGGCGCTGCTGCACGTGTACGCCGACGCGCCGTTCTGGCCGGCGCTGGAGCCGCTGGCGCGCTATCTGGGCGTGGCCGCGGCGGTCTTGAACGAGGCGCCGGGCGGCACGACTTTCGAGGAATCCTGCGGCCAGAGCTGGTGGCGGCTGGCCGGCGAACTGGGGCCGGCGCATCCGCTGCCGCTGGGCTGCGTGGCCGCCACGGTGGAGCTGCGCGGGCAGGGCGATCTGGACCACGGCCAGGCGCGGCGGGACGCTGAGGCTTTGTACGCCTATCTGCAAAGCCGCGGCCACATCGCCGGCGCCGCGCCGGCCTTGCCGCCGCCGGTGCCCGCGCCATGGACCTGGCGCGGCATGACCAGCGTGAGCGCGCCCGCGCCCGGCCTGGTGCTGCGCCATTGCGCGGTCGGCGCGGAAGTGGAGCGCGGCCAGCCGCTGCTGGAGCTGATCGACCCGCTGGAAAACCGGGTCGTCCCGGTGCTCAGCCCGGCGGCGGGCCTGCTCTACGTCAGCCACCCGCTGCGCTACGCCCAGGCCGGCATGGAGCTGTGCCGCATTCTGGGCCGGGCCGACGCCGGCGCGCGCGTGTCGCTTGCTTGA
- a CDS encoding Lrp/AsnC family transcriptional regulator, whose amino-acid sequence MNDKKPSLDRIDLKILAALQADGRMSFQRLSEQVNLTPRPCLERVRRLEKAGVIRGYRAVVQLPEPAYPVIVVAQVALADHALSQQAFIKELQRSEAVLDAWLVAGSFDFQVRVGCRDIQQYRELAEQWLNSAAFKIDKIITITELQEIKRSAGALG is encoded by the coding sequence ATGAACGACAAGAAACCCAGCCTGGACCGTATCGACCTGAAAATCCTCGCCGCTTTGCAAGCCGACGGCCGCATGTCCTTTCAACGTTTGTCCGAGCAGGTCAACCTGACGCCTCGGCCCTGCCTGGAGCGCGTGCGCCGGCTGGAAAAAGCCGGCGTGATCCGCGGCTACCGCGCCGTGGTGCAGCTGCCGGAACCGGCCTACCCCGTCATCGTGGTGGCCCAGGTGGCGCTGGCCGATCACGCGCTGTCGCAGCAGGCCTTCATCAAGGAACTGCAGCGCAGCGAGGCGGTGCTGGACGCCTGGCTGGTGGCCGGCAGCTTCGATTTCCAGGTGCGCGTCGGCTGTCGCGACATCCAGCAATACCGCGAGCTGGCCGAGCAATGGCTGAACAGCGCCGCCTTCAAGATCGACAAGATCATCACCATCACCGAGCTGCAGGAGATCAAGCGCAGCGCCGGCGCGCTAGGCTGA
- a CDS encoding ABC transporter permease — protein sequence MTLDEILRALPSYLWGEGGQWSGLALTAKLFLVSGGLGMLLAVLLALLRVYGPAPLRWAVAAFSYFFRGTPLFMQLMLIYYGVSQFSWVIEGWQAEDPFWLLFRDATFCAILAYVLNTAAYAQEILSGALAGYPREEIMAAEAFGMSRAQVIRRIVLPGALRRSIPVLSNEMVFLLHATALSSTVTLLDVTGVARALYAATYAPFFPFLMAAAIYLGCTFALLAGFRQAERRWLKFLRPRSA from the coding sequence ATGACGCTAGACGAAATCCTGCGCGCCTTGCCCAGCTATTTATGGGGAGAGGGCGGCCAATGGAGCGGGCTGGCGCTCACCGCCAAGCTGTTCCTGGTGTCCGGCGGCCTGGGCATGTTGCTGGCGGTGCTGCTGGCGCTGCTCAGGGTCTACGGCCCGGCGCCGCTGCGCTGGGCGGTGGCCGCCTTCAGCTATTTCTTCCGCGGCACGCCCTTGTTCATGCAGCTGATGCTGATCTATTACGGCGTGTCGCAATTCAGCTGGGTGATAGAAGGCTGGCAGGCGGAAGACCCGTTCTGGCTGCTGTTCCGCGACGCCACCTTCTGCGCCATCCTCGCCTATGTGTTGAACACCGCCGCTTACGCGCAGGAAATCCTGTCCGGCGCGCTCGCCGGCTACCCGCGCGAGGAAATCATGGCGGCGGAGGCCTTCGGCATGTCGCGGGCGCAGGTCATCCGCCGCATCGTCTTGCCCGGCGCGCTGCGGCGCTCGATACCGGTGCTGAGCAATGAAATGGTGTTTTTGCTGCACGCCACCGCCTTATCGTCCACGGTCACGCTCTTGGACGTCACCGGCGTGGCGCGCGCCTTGTACGCGGCCACCTACGCGCCGTTTTTCCCTTTTCTGATGGCGGCGGCGATCTACCTGGGCTGCACCTTCGCGCTGCTGGCGGGCTTTCGTCAGGCGGAACGCCGCTGGCTGAAGTTCCTGCGGCCGCGCTCAGCCTAG
- a CDS encoding ABC transporter permease yields MVASYLPLLLSGAWLSLRVALAALGLALLFGLANACVKLFGPRWLRAASIAYTTVIRGIPELVMMLLLFYGGEKVFNLLLAALGLPAVEFDKFLAGVLTIGFIFGAYYTETFRSAFLAVPRGQLEAGVAYGMRPWWLFRRILFPRMLRHALPGINNNWLALMKSAVLVSLIGLEDMAWLAEQAGRATQMPFLFYFLVCLVYLLFTAASGGVFRWLRLHYSRGLL; encoded by the coding sequence ATGGTGGCGTCCTATCTGCCCCTGTTGCTGAGCGGGGCCTGGCTCAGCCTGCGCGTGGCGCTGGCCGCGCTGGGGCTGGCCCTGCTGTTCGGCCTCGCCAACGCCTGCGTCAAGCTGTTCGGGCCGCGTTGGCTGCGGGCGGCGTCCATCGCTTACACCACGGTGATCCGCGGCATTCCGGAACTGGTGATGATGCTGCTGCTGTTCTACGGCGGCGAGAAAGTCTTCAATCTGCTGCTGGCGGCCTTGGGGCTGCCGGCGGTGGAGTTCGACAAATTCCTGGCCGGGGTGCTGACCATAGGCTTCATCTTCGGCGCCTATTACACCGAAACCTTCCGCAGCGCCTTCCTGGCGGTGCCGCGCGGCCAGTTGGAGGCCGGCGTCGCCTACGGCATGCGGCCATGGTGGCTGTTTCGGCGCATCCTGTTTCCGCGGATGCTGCGCCACGCCTTGCCCGGCATCAACAACAACTGGCTGGCGCTGATGAAGTCGGCGGTGCTGGTCTCGCTGATCGGCCTGGAGGACATGGCCTGGCTCGCCGAGCAGGCCGGCCGCGCCACCCAAATGCCTTTCCTGTTCTATTTCCTGGTCTGCCTGGTCTATTTGCTGTTCACCGCCGCCTCCGGCGGGGTGTTCCGCTGGCTGAGGCTGCATTACAGCCGCGGCCTGCTTTGA
- a CDS encoding transporter substrate-binding domain-containing protein: MKTISIALLLALSAGPSLAKDIKQIRWGVDGGYPPFDVLAPNGEITGFDPDIAKAVCAELKARCVFVKQPFDSMIAALNANKFDAVIASLNVTAERRKQVDFSDKYYASASQLVARKGSPLRPTPQSLAGKTVGVQSGSVHEQYAKANWGGGKVKIVTYANQDNVYLDLASGRIDAALQDNIQAETSFLRTERGRQFAFAGPKLGESNPVAVAVRKNDPELKAAINRAIAAIRANGVYEGIRKKYFGFDIYH; encoded by the coding sequence ATGAAAACCATCAGCATCGCGCTCTTGCTGGCGCTGAGCGCCGGCCCGTCGCTGGCCAAGGACATCAAGCAAATCCGCTGGGGCGTGGATGGCGGCTACCCGCCCTTCGACGTGCTGGCGCCCAACGGCGAGATCACCGGCTTCGATCCGGACATCGCCAAAGCCGTCTGCGCCGAACTCAAGGCCCGCTGCGTTTTCGTCAAGCAGCCGTTCGACAGCATGATAGCGGCGCTCAACGCCAATAAGTTCGATGCCGTCATCGCCTCGCTCAACGTGACGGCGGAGCGGCGGAAGCAGGTGGATTTCAGCGACAAATACTACGCGTCCGCCTCGCAGCTGGTGGCGCGCAAGGGCAGCCCGCTGCGGCCCACGCCGCAGTCGCTGGCCGGCAAGACCGTGGGCGTGCAGTCCGGTTCGGTGCACGAGCAGTACGCCAAGGCCAACTGGGGCGGCGGCAAGGTCAAGATCGTCACCTACGCCAACCAGGACAATGTCTACCTGGACCTGGCCTCCGGCCGCATCGACGCCGCCTTGCAGGACAATATCCAGGCCGAGACCAGCTTTCTGCGCACTGAGCGCGGCCGGCAGTTCGCCTTCGCCGGTCCCAAGCTGGGCGAGTCCAATCCGGTGGCCGTCGCGGTGCGCAAGAACGATCCGGAACTGAAGGCGGCGATCAACCGCGCCATCGCCGCCATCCGCGCCAACGGGGTGTACGAGGGGATACGCAAGAAGTACTTCGGCTTCGATATCTACCACTAA
- a CDS encoding dimethylarginine dimethylaminohydrolase family protein, whose product MHFTHAITRLPADTVAGGLTTADIGAPDPALTRAQFRDYVDILLSLGLTVSTLPAQPDYPDAHFVEDTAVLMPELAVLTQPGAPSRRGEVRSIAPLVSRFRHAVSMDGDARMDGGDVLMIDKRFFVGLTSRTNEAGVSQFAAAVEKFGYVVTAVEVSAGLHLKSIVNYVGRNTLILSEDRADDPVFHGYQQIVLARDEEYAGNTLWINDTLITPSGYPDTLRKLKTLGLPIIETDTSEIRKMDGGLTCMSLRF is encoded by the coding sequence ATGCATTTCACCCACGCGATCACCCGTTTGCCGGCCGACACCGTGGCCGGCGGCCTGACCACCGCCGATATCGGCGCGCCGGACCCGGCGCTGACCCGCGCCCAGTTCCGCGACTACGTGGACATTCTGCTGAGCCTGGGCCTGACCGTCAGCACGCTGCCGGCCCAGCCCGATTATCCCGACGCCCATTTCGTTGAAGACACCGCGGTGCTGATGCCGGAACTGGCGGTGCTCACCCAACCCGGCGCGCCGTCTCGCCGCGGCGAGGTGCGCAGCATCGCGCCGCTGGTGTCCCGCTTCCGCCACGCCGTATCGATGGACGGCGACGCGCGCATGGACGGCGGCGACGTGCTGATGATAGACAAGCGTTTCTTCGTGGGCCTGACCAGCCGCACCAACGAGGCCGGGGTCAGCCAGTTCGCCGCCGCGGTGGAAAAGTTCGGCTATGTCGTCACCGCGGTGGAAGTCAGCGCCGGCCTGCATCTGAAATCCATCGTCAACTACGTGGGCCGCAACACACTGATCCTGTCCGAAGACCGCGCCGACGATCCGGTGTTCCACGGCTATCAGCAGATCGTGCTGGCCAGGGACGAGGAGTACGCCGGCAACACCCTGTGGATCAACGACACCCTGATCACGCCCAGCGGCTACCCGGACACTCTGCGCAAGCTGAAGACCCTGGGCCTGCCCATCATCGAGACCGACACCAGCGAAATCCGCAAGATGGACGGGGGCTTGACCTGCATGTCCCTGCGTTTCTAA
- a CDS encoding aspartyl/asparaginyl beta-hydroxylase domain-containing protein — MPYIKLSILLVFALCTVYIHYRGRQRLGFWRQLTDHSTFMAPINCFCYLFSTLPARPYLPLQQFPELRTLNDNWQRIRTEALALSDGGAIKASDRYDDLGFNSFFKTGWKRFYLKWYDQPHPSAAKLCPYTTALLEGIPTVKAAMFASLPPGSRLVRHRDPFAGSVRFHLGLSTPQSEACYIEVDGERYSWRDGEAVLFDETYLHHAENATKHQRIILFCDIERPMRFRLAAWFNRQLSRLLLGAASAPNQDGDRTGALNRLFRYVQAVRLFGKRIKAQSRLGYYALKWLLFGGLLLGWLLS; from the coding sequence ATGCCGTATATCAAACTCTCCATCCTCCTCGTTTTCGCGCTCTGTACCGTCTACATCCACTATCGCGGCCGCCAACGTCTGGGTTTCTGGCGGCAGTTGACCGATCACTCCACCTTCATGGCGCCGATCAACTGCTTCTGCTACTTGTTCTCCACCTTGCCGGCCCGCCCCTATTTGCCCTTGCAACAGTTTCCGGAATTGCGGACGCTGAACGACAACTGGCAGCGCATCCGCACCGAGGCGCTGGCCCTGTCCGACGGCGGCGCGATCAAGGCCTCCGACCGTTACGACGATCTGGGCTTCAATTCCTTCTTCAAAACCGGCTGGAAGCGCTTCTATCTCAAGTGGTACGACCAGCCGCACCCGTCCGCGGCCAAGCTGTGTCCGTACACCACCGCCTTGCTGGAGGGCATTCCCACGGTGAAGGCGGCGATGTTCGCCAGCCTGCCGCCGGGCAGCCGCCTGGTGCGCCACCGCGACCCCTTCGCCGGATCGGTGCGCTTCCACCTGGGCCTGTCCACGCCGCAAAGCGAGGCCTGCTACATCGAGGTGGACGGCGAGCGCTATAGCTGGCGCGACGGCGAGGCGGTGCTGTTCGACGAAACCTATTTGCACCACGCCGAAAACGCCACCAAGCACCAGCGCATCATCCTGTTCTGCGATATCGAACGGCCGATGCGCTTCCGGCTCGCCGCCTGGTTCAACCGCCAGCTCAGCCGCCTGCTGCTGGGCGCCGCCAGCGCCCCCAATCAGGACGGGGACCGCACCGGCGCGCTCAACCGCCTGTTCCGCTATGTGCAGGCGGTGCGGCTGTTCGGCAAGCGCATCAAGGCGCAGAGCCGCCTCGGCTATTACGCGCTGAAATGGCTGTTGTTCGGCGGCTTGTTGCTGGGCTGGCTGCTGAGTTGA
- a CDS encoding amidohydrolase family protein — MIDIHSHFFPRISQAEAARLDPRRGPWLETSGRNGQIMVGEQPFRPVHDALWDGARRLAWLDEQGIDIQIMCATPVMFAYAAPIERALPWAQLMNDRALDMAAIAPQRLKVLAQVPLQDVDAACREASRARDAGHIGVQIGNHVGERDLDDAGLLTFLSHCAAENIPLLVHPWDMMGAGARMKRWMLPWLVSMPAETQLAILSLILSGAFERLPASLKICFAHGGGSFAYLLGRVDNAWEQRDIVREDCPRRPSSYLDRFYVDSAVFDPGALRLLIDTMGAERVMLGSDAPFPLGEQTVGGLIRETVADAEVRRRLLADNARAFFSL, encoded by the coding sequence ATGATAGACATCCACTCCCATTTCTTCCCGCGGATCAGCCAGGCCGAGGCGGCCCGGCTGGACCCGCGGCGCGGGCCCTGGCTGGAGACCTCCGGCCGCAACGGGCAGATCATGGTGGGCGAGCAGCCGTTCCGGCCGGTGCACGACGCGCTTTGGGACGGCGCGCGCCGGCTGGCCTGGCTGGACGAGCAGGGCATAGACATCCAGATCATGTGCGCGACGCCGGTGATGTTCGCCTACGCCGCGCCGATAGAACGCGCCTTGCCGTGGGCGCAGCTGATGAACGACCGTGCGCTGGACATGGCGGCCATCGCGCCGCAACGCTTGAAAGTGCTGGCGCAAGTGCCCTTGCAGGACGTGGACGCCGCCTGCCGCGAAGCCAGCCGCGCCCGCGACGCCGGCCACATCGGCGTGCAGATCGGCAACCACGTCGGCGAGCGGGATCTGGACGACGCGGGCCTGCTGACGTTTCTCAGTCATTGCGCGGCCGAGAACATCCCGCTGCTGGTGCATCCATGGGACATGATGGGCGCCGGCGCGCGGATGAAGCGCTGGATGCTGCCCTGGCTGGTGTCGATGCCGGCGGAAACCCAGCTGGCCATCCTGTCGCTCATCCTGTCCGGCGCTTTCGAACGCCTGCCGGCCAGCCTGAAAATCTGCTTCGCCCACGGCGGCGGCAGCTTCGCCTATCTATTGGGCCGGGTGGACAACGCCTGGGAGCAGCGCGACATCGTGCGCGAAGACTGTCCGCGGCGGCCGTCCAGCTATCTGGACCGGTTTTACGTGGATTCCGCGGTGTTCGATCCCGGCGCGCTGCGGCTATTGATCGACACCATGGGCGCGGAGCGGGTGATGCTGGGCTCGGACGCGCCTTTTCCGCTGGGCGAGCAGACGGTGGGCGGCCTGATCCGCGAGACGGTGGCGGACGCCGAGGTCCGCCGGCGGCTGCTGGCGGACAATGCGCGGGCCTTCTTCAGTTTATAG